From the genome of Hathewaya histolytica, one region includes:
- a CDS encoding DUF2971 domain-containing protein produces the protein MKDKTLIIHESLKPQTKLYRYMKLSCFLELMEMHAMYLTNLNSWDDIWELPARDSMPTEYKDKFYGQCWSLEGISDALWKIYAKDKEGILIETSVKKLNELEGLKLGKLSPVIYYEDLNAALQHSNSLEGMDKIFYHGLLKRKAFEHEKEVRLITLKTDHCMNSSIKEDNSNLLLKIKPESFIENIYIDPRASNWFVDTIKAYCTRLNLSVIPKKSDLS, from the coding sequence ATGAAAGATAAAACACTTATTATACATGAAAGTCTAAAACCTCAAACTAAATTATATAGATATATGAAGTTAAGTTGTTTCCTCGAGCTTATGGAAATGCATGCCATGTACCTTACAAACTTAAACTCTTGGGATGATATTTGGGAACTGCCTGCAAGAGATAGTATGCCTACAGAATATAAAGATAAATTCTACGGACAATGTTGGAGTCTTGAAGGTATTTCTGATGCCCTTTGGAAAATATACGCTAAGGATAAAGAAGGTATATTAATAGAAACCTCTGTTAAAAAGCTCAATGAATTAGAAGGATTAAAGTTAGGAAAGTTGAGTCCTGTTATATATTATGAAGACTTAAATGCAGCATTACAGCACTCGAACTCCTTAGAGGGAATGGACAAGATATTTTATCATGGTTTATTAAAACGAAAGGCATTTGAACATGAAAAAGAAGTAAGACTTATAACCCTAAAAACAGATCATTGTATGAATTCCTCTATTAAAGAGGATAATTCTAACTTACTTTTAAAAATAAAGCCTGAAAGTTTTATAGAAAATATTTATATAGATCCTAGGGCTAGTAATTGGTTTGTAGATACCATAAAGGCATATTGTACTCGGTTAAATTTAAGTGTAATTCCAAAGAAATCAGACCTTTCATAG
- a CDS encoding uroporphyrinogen decarboxylase family protein, translating into MNIDKLTIDERMKKLIKGEKIDRVPVIPHMETYAAKICNMTSREYYLNPEKAFVAQMWARDLHQHDGGIGYGFPECHAWEFGGDVEIPQSPRLGYPKIIKRPVSSLEDIKNLRIPNLDDAPIHSRILKFNRLCYEHGFGVGISAGSPMNIAYALAGNLVFRWLIKEPNAIHELLRISTDYLINVAEYYVEEFGSEQIGAGISCPMECHAIMAPKTFEAFSLPYLKEIYEKFSKLGIRIGTVHLCGDHNKNLKYWKEEIPLAKRTLITMGYEMDMQYVGDYLGEDYIIGGNLRNTTLQKGTPEEVYEEAKGIIEKMKHRKGGFVLTPDCTLIAEAPTANLHAMIKAARDFGRYE; encoded by the coding sequence ATGAATATTGATAAATTAACTATAGATGAAAGAATGAAAAAATTAATTAAAGGTGAGAAGATTGATAGGGTTCCTGTTATTCCTCATATGGAAACCTATGCGGCTAAAATTTGCAATATGACTTCTAGGGAATATTATTTAAATCCAGAAAAAGCTTTTGTAGCTCAAATGTGGGCAAGAGATCTTCATCAGCATGATGGCGGAATTGGGTATGGATTTCCAGAATGTCATGCTTGGGAATTTGGAGGAGATGTGGAAATTCCACAGTCACCAAGACTAGGATATCCAAAGATAATCAAAAGGCCCGTAAGTTCCTTGGAGGACATTAAGAATTTAAGAATTCCAAATTTGGATGATGCACCAATACATTCTAGAATATTAAAATTCAATAGATTATGCTATGAGCATGGCTTTGGAGTAGGTATAAGTGCAGGATCGCCTATGAACATAGCATATGCACTTGCAGGAAATCTAGTATTTAGATGGCTTATAAAAGAACCAAATGCAATACATGAACTTCTTAGAATTTCTACAGACTACTTAATTAATGTGGCGGAATATTATGTAGAAGAGTTTGGAAGTGAGCAAATAGGGGCAGGGATTTCATGTCCTATGGAATGCCATGCCATTATGGCTCCTAAGACCTTTGAAGCATTTAGCTTGCCTTACCTAAAGGAGATATACGAGAAATTCTCAAAGCTTGGAATTAGAATAGGTACTGTTCACTTATGTGGTGATCATAATAAAAATTTAAAGTATTGGAAAGAGGAAATACCACTAGCTAAAAGAACACTAATAACTATGGGATACGAAATGGATATGCAGTATGTTGGTGATTATTTAGGTGAAGACTATATAATCGGTGGAAATTTAAGAAATACAACACTTCAAAAAGGTACACCGGAAGAGGTATATGAAGAAGCAAAGGGAATTATAGAGAAAATGAAGCATAGAAAAGGTGGCTTTGTACTTACACCTGATTGTACACTAATAGCAGAAGCACCAACAGCAAACCTACATGCAATGATAAAGGCAGCTAGAGATTTTGGGAGATATGAGTAA